Within Mytilus trossulus isolate FHL-02 unplaced genomic scaffold, PNRI_Mtr1.1.1.hap1 h1tg000070l__unscaffolded, whole genome shotgun sequence, the genomic segment TGTACATAATATGtaacaatgacacaatatatatcaGTTGTACATAATATGtaacaatgacacaatatatatcaGTTGTACATAATATGtaacaatgacacaatataCATCAGTTGTACATAATATCATCAGTAGTGCATAATATGTAACAATGACACAATCTACATCAGTAGTGCATAATATGTAACAATGACACAATCTACATCAGTAGTACATAATATGTAACAATGACACAATCTACATCAGTAGTACATAATATGTAACAATGACACAATCTACATCAGTAGTACATAATATGTAACAATGACACAATCTACATCAGTAGTACATAATATGTAACAATGACACAATCTACATCAGTAGTACATAATATGTAACAATGACACAATCTACATCAGTAGTACATAATATGTAACAATGACACAATCTACATCAGTAGTACATAATATGTAACAATGACACAATCTACATCAGTAGTACATAATATGTAACAATGACACAATCTACATCAGTAGTACATAATATGTAACAATGACACAATCTACATCAGTAGTACATAATATGTAACAATGACACAATCTACATCAGTAGTACATAATATGtaacaatgacacaatataCATCAGTAGTACATAATATGtaacaatgacacaatatatatcaGTTGTACATAATATGtaacaatgacacaatatatatcaGTTGTACATAATATGtaacaatgacacaatatatatcaGTTGTACATAATATGtaacaatgacacaatataCATCAGTTGTACATAATATGtaacaatgacacaatatatatcaGTTGTACATAATATGtaacaatgacacaatatatatcaGTTGTACATAATATGtaacaatgacacaatataCATCAGTTGTACATAATATCATCAGTAGTGCATAATATGTAACAATGACACAATCTACATCAGTAGTGCATAATATGTAACAATGACACAATCTACATCAGTAGTACATAATATGTAACAATGACACAATCTACATCAGTAGTACATAATATGTAACAATGACACAATCTACATCAGTAGTACATAATATGTAACAATGACACAATCTACATCAGTAGTACATAATATGTAACAATGACACAATCTACATCAGTAGTACATAATATGTAACAATGACACAATCTACATCAGTAGTACATAATATGTAACAATGACACAATCTACATCAGTAGTACATAATATTTAACAATGACACAATCTACATCAGTAGTACATAATATGtaacaatgacacaatataCATCAGTAGTACATAATATGtaacaatgacacaatataCATCAGTTGTACATAATATGTAACAATGACACAATCTACATCAGTAGTACATAATATGtaacaatgacacaatataCATCAGTAGTACATAATATGTAACAATGACAGTAGTACATAATATGTAACAATGACACAATCTACATCAGTAGTACATAATATGtaacaatgacacaatataCATCAGTAGTACATAATATGTAACAATGACACAATCTACATCAGTAGTACATAATATGtaacaatgacacaatataCATCAGTAGTACATAATATGtaacaatgacacaatataCATCAGTTGTACATAATATGtaacaatgacacaatataCATCAGTAGTACATACTATGtaacaatgacacaatataCATCAGTAGTACATAATATGTAACAATGACACAATCTACATCAGTAGTACATAATATGTAACAATGACACAATCTACATCAGTAGTACATAATATGTAACAATGACACAATCTACATCAGTAGTACATAATATGTAACAATGACACAATCTACATCAGTAGTACATAATATGtaacaatgacacaatataCATCAGTAGTACATAATATGTAACAATGACAGTAGTACATAATATGTAACAATGACACAATCTACATCAGTAGTACATACTATGtaacaatgacacaatataCATCAGTAGTACATACTATGtaacaatgacacaatataCATCAGTAGTACATACTATGtaacaatgacacaatataCATCAGTAGTACATACTATGtaacaatgacacaatataCATCAGTAGTACATACTATGtaacaatgacacaatataCATCAGTAGTACATACTATGtaacaatgacacaatataCATCAGTAGTACATACTATGtaacaatgacacaatataCATCAGTAGTACATACTATGTAACAATCACACAATATACATCAGTAGTACATACTATGTAACGATCACACAATATACATCAGTAGTACATACTATGTAACAATCACACAATATACATCAGTAGTACATACTATGTAACAATCACACAATATACATCAGTAGTACATACTATGtaacaatgacacaatataCATCAGTAGTACATACTATGtaacaatgacacaatataCATCAGTAGTACATACTATGtaacaatgacacaatataCATCAGTAGTACATACTATGTAACAATCACACAATATACATCAGTAGTACATTATATGTAACAACGACACAATATACATCAGTAGTACATAATATGtaacaatgacacaatataCATCAGTAGTACATTATATGTAACAACGACACAATATACATCAGTAGTACATAATATGTAACAATGACACAATCTACATCAGTAGTACATAATATGtaacaatgacacaatataCATCAGTAGTACATAATATGtaacaatgacacaatataCATCAGTAGTACATACTATGtaacaatgacacaatataCATCAGTAGTACATACTATGtaacaatgacacaatataCATCAGTAGTACATACTATGtaacaatgacacaatataCACCAGTAGTACATAATATGTAACAATGACACAATCTACATCAGTAGTACATACTATGTAACAATCACACAATATACATCAGTAGTACATACTATGTAACAATCACACAATATACATCAGTAGTACATTATATGTAACAACGACACAATATACATCAGTAGTACATTATATGTAACAACGACACAATATACATCAGTAGTACATAATATGtaacaatgacacaatataCATCAGTAGTACATACTATGtaacaatgacacaatataCATCAGTAGAACATAATATGtaacaatgacacaatataCATCAGTAGTACATACTATGtaacaatgacacaatataCATCAGTAGAACATAATATGTAACAACGACACAATATACATCAGTAGTACATAATATGtaacaatgacacaatataCATCAGTAGTACATACTATGTAACAACAACACAATATACATCAGTAGTACATACTATGTAACAACGACACAATATACATCAGTAGTACATACTATGTAACAACAACACAATATACATCAGTAGTACATACTATGTAACAACGACACAATATACATCAGTAGTACATAATATGTAACAACGACACAATATACATCAGTAGTACATAATATGTAACAATGACACAAtaacaatgacacaatataCATCAGTAGTACATAATATGtaacaatgacacaatataCATCAGTAGAACATAATATGtaacaatgacacaatataCATCAGTAGTACATAATATGtaacaatgacacaatataCATCAGTAGTACATAATATGtaacaatgacacaatataCATCAGTAGTACATAATATGtaacaatgacacaatataCATCAGTAGTACATACTATGtaacaatgacacaatataCATCAGTAGTACATACTATGtaacaatgacacaatataCATCAGTAGTACATACTAtgtaacaataacacaatataCATCAGTAGTACATACTATGTAACATTGACACAATATACATCAGTAGTACATAATAtgtaacaataacacaatataCATCAGTAGTACATAATATGtaacaatgacacaatataCATCAGTAGTACATAATATGACAATATACATCAGTAGTACATACTATGtaacaatgacacaatataCATCAGTAGAACATAATATGtaacaatgacacaatataCATCAGTAGAACATAATATGtaacaatgacacaatataCATCAGTAGTACATAATATGtaacaatgacacaatataCATCAGTAGTACATACTATGtaacaatgacacaatataCATCAGTAGAACATAATATGtaacaatgacacaatataCATCAGTAGAACATAATATGtaacaatgacacaatataCATCAGTAGAACATAATATGtaacaatgacacaatataCATCAGTAGTACATAATATGtaacaatgacacaatataCATCAGTAGTACATACTATGtaacaatgacacaatataCATCAGTAGAACATAATATGtaacaatgacacaatataCATCAGTAGTACATAATATGtaacaatgacacaatataCATCAGTAGTACATACTATGtaacaatgacacaatataCATCAGTAGTACATACTAtgtaacaataacacaatataCATCAGTAGTACATAATATGtaacaatgacacaatataCATCAGTAGTACATAATAtgtaacaataacacaatataCATCAGTAGTACATAATATGtaacaatgacacaatataCATCAGTAGTACATAATATGACAATATACATCAGTAGTACATTATAtgtaacaataacacaatataCATCAGTAGTACATAATATGtaacaatgacacaatataCATCAGTAGTACATAATAtgtaacaataacacaatataCATCAGTAGTACATAATATGtaacaatgacacaatataCATCAGTAGTACATAATATGTGTACAAACAAGacataaacaattcaacatactttttgttacattatgacatTTGTCAAACGTGTTTTAATGACACAATATACAACGTTAGTGGAAAGTAAGTGTACAGCTTCATTGGAATACAatgttatcatatatatattgcacAATTTGTCAGATAGATGAGAGAACACACAATCTACAACAAGTTACATAATAACTGTagtaaacaaatacaatatatacacTATTCTTGTATTTACGTTTTTTGTATGACACTGCAAGAAAAATATGTATCATtagacaaatacaatatatacacTATTCTTGTATTTACGTTTTTTGTATGACACTGCAAGAAAAATATGTATCATTAGACAACAGTTTCTAGGTAACATTAGAGTGTTTAAGTTGCCTTTGTCGGTCACCTTGGTCTATGAATGGAAATCATAGAAAACATTGTATTGCTTATCATTGATGAAATTGTTTAGTTTCTCTCTAGGTCTCTTTTAGTTTTTGTTCAAAATACAAAAGAGGGTTTAAAACAATCGctttaaaagtaaaagtccACTTACTTCATCGGCAAAACTTGGCTGGTAAATAAATTGTGTCTTGCTGTTAACTTTTAGATTTGTAAGTGTCTATATATCAACATTCCTAccaagagcagataacagccgaagtccaccaatgggtcttatGTTTATCGCATATATAAGgcaaattgcaaaataataGGTCAAAATGGGCATTACGACGATGGACGATAAACGAAAGACGCCAAATGAAGAGAGAAGCGTTAGACCTATCAATCATTTTAGCTAAACATGGGAAATACAGATATCAAGTTTGGCAATAGGCAATAAGTATCAACATTATACATCTAAAGCTATTGAACAGGACTCATTGTCTATTGTTATGTAGTTGGAGATGGGATTCATAATATGGTTGATTGCCCGGATGTGACGttaattttacaaacaattatGAAGTATCCATTGTTTTCCAATTGAGATGAGACCGATACATGGCCAAAAGCTAACAATTATAATCAGTTTATAGCTAGGggaaaatacagaaaatagCAATAATCGTTTATATTCTCTATTCCTTAAACACGACTGAACTAACTGATTATTCTTTGTTTCTAGCAACAGAGAATAGGAAGAAGCAATAGCATAAAAGAACAACAAAGTCACTGAAaatacaacacagaaaactacaGAACAACAACAACCCTCCATTTTAAAAGGTGagacttgttttaaaaaaaaagaagaataaaattgagaatggaaatagggaatgtgtcaaagagacaacaaccggaccaaataaaaaaacaacagcagaaggtcaccaacagatcttcaatgtagcgagaaattcccgcacccggaggcgtccttcagctggcccctaaacaaatatatactagttcagtgataatgaacgccatactaatttccaaattgtacagaagaaactaaaataaaaaataacacaagactaacaaaggccagaagctcctgacttgggacaggcgcaaaaatgcggcggggttaaacatgtttgtgagatctcaaccctccccctatacctctaaccgatgtagaaaagtaaacgcataacaatacgcacattaaaattcagtgcaagagaagtccgagtctttttttataatatccaACATGTTGCTAAAGATAAACTGAGGCAAAAGTTACAATGAAATTGTTGTCTcaataaaatggaaattttcAGTTGACAGTGACACACTTATTCTAAAATGGTTGTTAACTTTTATATCGTTTGATTTCTAATGAAGCGTTGTCTTATAGCTGTAATTAAGAGATCTCAAATTCTGAACTTCTCCTTCCTAGACTTAGGGTTTACACAGATTTCAATTTGAACGATATGCATATAAGTATTTACTTTTATGATTTTGCGAGATGAGAGATCATATCTGGGAACCAGTGTGTCAAAATTTGTTGACTGTATATTGTATGTCACctcaaaagaggcgtggtttaaCAAACAGGTGTATTTACAATTGTAACTGCACAAAactatgacaaaacaaaacactttcTTTAATCTGTGTAAAAGAGTAATATGTAACAATTATAttcaaaaaacacaacacaGCAGTTAAGATACTTCAggtattttaaatgtattgtatattataattaCATGAATATACTCCTTTAACCCCTTGTTAAAATGTGATAGAGCCaaacacattttgttaaaatttcaatttgtttgtatttttggttttgaattatgtttttatataagttGCTTTTGATAAGACTAAAACCACATCAGGCTCTTTACATACTCATTACTGTTCCCCAAAATTAACAAACATGATTTGAAAACATGGttacagtaaaaacaaagaCTAACTGAAATATCTTTCCTATTTCTTCTTCTGAAaaggattcatttttttcattagagTTTTAACTTTTCCTTCCTTTTCCTCCTCAACTTCCTCGTGTTTGGTGTATTTCTTCACACCAACTGTTTTAATGATTTCCTCCAAACATTTAGCACCTCTATCAACATTTACCAGAGCTTGGACCAGAACACGTATAGTTGGCCGGACTCTCTGGTCTTCTCTCCATTGGAATAATATATCTTTACATTGTGCTACTAAATCTCGTCCATTGTTGTACTGtattatatctattgatgttaTAGGTAATCCTAATTCTATACCCAGTTGGAAGGATACTGTACCTACTACATGTGCCAGTTTATCCAGTATTTCATCTGTTGGTATTAAATCCATGTATTCGTCATTGATAACTgtaataacaataacaatggTATGCATAATTACTGGCACTATCATATTCCTTACTTATTGCATCTTGAATTTAGGATCAAAATTATATTCCGCATATATTTTAAGTTCACTCCACAATGAATTTGGATATTTAGTCTTAAGTTGACATGGCAACCACCTTATGTCAAAATGCATttactattacatgtatatgctcAGTGACCCATACAATTagggacaaatattttttttttattatagttttcagGTATAGATCATATTGAACATGTGTACTCAGTTTTAATTTGATGTTACCAGAGATTCATTCgtagagagccgtggtgtagtggttagtgcatcggaatactatcacaaaggttcctggtttgaTTCCCGTTCgagatgaaaatttcaggaactcaattttcggctctcccttgacaccatttgcgagtatggtcttgaggaaacgatggtagtccgtcggaaggggacaaTAACtagctgacccgtgttaagagagagccatatctggTGTaagttaaagacacccttgtagatttcgaaaaataGTAGGTTAATACCGCTAAAAGGCACCACTCCCCgaacccgcaaagtggaaagggattgatATAAGCAATTAACTGATTGCATATCATATAACTGGTTATAGATCATCGAATGAATTGTAGGGACCAAAACATGCATGTTATTGTTGAAACTGCGGTATGCGATATTCCGGGATATTTCTtcagagtttggtatttttgttatttttcatttgaaatcccaacatgattttttaatagAGGGTTACTGCGCATAAGGAACCCATTAAACCAAAAGGTCCAAGTGATAAAGTTAAACTCATTTTTTGGCAAGTTTTACGGGCCGCATCATGAGTTGGTTgtccgttatggaatatctgtttcacgAATGCTTAGTAATTAGTGTTCTATTttcatgtttgtctgtttatctgtTTACTTTTTCAAGCCCCAgttttgtcagtttatgttGGACTTATCTAAAAATGCAATATATTGGATATAGACCGTATTATACATACAAACAGTTCATGATCAAATCAAACATTGCATCCTACTAAAAGGTCAAAGAATGCAAGGTACTGGTTACAGACCAACTCATACAATGTAATGGTTACATTCCAGGAAgcactttatttataaaacacaagCCGGTCCACACATTAATAAAGGATAATTGTATGTATGAATAGTTGGCATCCAAGTATCAAAATAACATCATATTAAGGCTTCAATGATAATCATAACCTGATATTGTTTAAATGCATACCACAATGACCTTTTCTGATTCTTTTAACCTACAAAATACGTTGGAAGTTATTACAGAAATGAACAACAGTTTTAGTGTAGTTTAGTTTCTGTATGTGTCTCAATGTTGTAGACCTTTACCCTAACTGTCTATTTTTTGTGTTGGTCTTCGTAATGTATCcgggttttgttttctgtaattagttaatacttcagtttcattaagTATATCTTTTACATTCGATAGaataagatttgaaaaaaaatactgtttgcacaagcataaattgttctaaataataagtaTGTTCTTATACCAAGCAGAAAACCCTAGCCGTATTTCGCACAACCTTTTTGatcttttgatcttcagtgctctACAACTTTGTACGTCTTTTTACTTTCgaacttttatatctgggcgtcactggtgagtcttgtgtggacgagtcGCATCctttaatattatgttgtcattttaatgttaaacttaacattgccattaaagtgcgaggtttgacacgccacaaaaccaggttcaacccaccatcttttttttctttaaaaatgtcctgttcctagtcaggaatatggccattgttatattatagtttgtttctgtgtgtgtgttacattttaacgttgtgtcgtttgttttttccTTATATtggagtgtgaattcacattgctataagacgtgtcacggtacttttctatcccaaattgatgtatttggttttcatgttatattgtttttctcatcggattttgtttatgtgtcgttgttctcctcttatttttaatgcatttgtctgagatttagtttgttaccccgattttggttttttgtccatagatttacgagttttgcctttatttatatccCATTTCTATTCACAACCAATCACAAGGAACTTAAGTAATTCTAATGAATCCAATTTAACACAAAGCGTCTTTTCATATGTGATCATGACGTTAATATATGATTTGCAAATGTACAAGGCAATATATAGTCCAGTACCGAAACACTATATCAATAGACagaataacaaaacaaacattccTTACTTCCTACATTTGGAAGCAGTCCCCTACCAGTTAATAATAAAAGCTGCATGCTAATACATAATCCCTTTATGGTTAATGGTTAGTTCTGCATGGCAGTACATAGTGTTATACCGTTAAGTAATTAGAACTGCATGCCAATACATAGTCCTTGTTGGTTAATACTTAGAACTGTATTCTTATATAGAGTTAAATACTGCATTGCAATAAATAATCTCAACATATACATCACGTTTGAAATTAAGTATCTGCACCGTACATGCATTTAGTCCACATGAGATCAATCATTGgtgctcgaataaaaaaaaacaagttaaaaaggcaaaatgaaGTTCGAAGATGAAGCTGAAGCAATACAGAGCCATCAACATCAAAGCTCTACATAATCCCTTTCTGGTTTATAATTGGAACCTTATGGCAATATAAGTACGTAACCGTTTGATAATTAATGTTGCATGGGAACACATAGTGCTCTTCACGTTAATAAACTACATGCAAGGCAAAGTCCCCTACCACGTATAATTAGAACTCCATGGGAATACATAGTCATCTACTGT encodes:
- the LOC134699472 gene encoding uncharacterized protein LOC134699472, with the translated sequence MDLTTHTLCQVKRIRKGHCVINDEYMDLIPTDEILDKLAHVVGTVSFQLGIELGLPITSIDIIQYNNGRDLVAQCKDILFQWREDQRVRPTIRVLVQALVNVDRGAKCLEEIIKTVGVKKYTKHEEVEEEKEGKVKTLMKKMNPFQKKK